From the Billgrantia sulfidoxydans genome, one window contains:
- the apbC gene encoding iron-sulfur cluster carrier protein ApbC, with protein sequence MEGVKHIVAVASGKGGVGKSTVTVNLALAMVAEGYRVGILDADIHGPSQAQMLGVPEGVRPQQAGENKFRPLEMHGVQAMSMAFMVDTREPMVWRGPMVAGAFQQLLTQTAWQDLDVLFIDMPPGTGDIQLTLAQKVPVDGAVIVTTPQDIALLDARKGIEMFRKVNVPVLGVVENMSLHVCSNCGHAEPIFGEGGGERIAEEYDTRVLGRLPLTLSIREQVDGGRPTVVAEPEGEVTHTFRDMARQIAKALEGQSTDEGPSISFSD encoded by the coding sequence ATCGAAGGGGTCAAGCATATCGTGGCCGTGGCATCCGGTAAGGGGGGAGTGGGCAAGTCCACCGTTACCGTCAACCTGGCGCTCGCCATGGTGGCCGAGGGATATCGGGTCGGTATTCTCGATGCCGACATCCACGGCCCCAGTCAGGCCCAGATGCTGGGCGTTCCGGAAGGCGTGCGGCCCCAGCAGGCCGGTGAGAACAAGTTCAGGCCGCTGGAAATGCACGGCGTACAAGCCATGTCGATGGCATTCATGGTCGATACGCGCGAACCCATGGTGTGGCGCGGGCCGATGGTGGCGGGGGCCTTTCAGCAGCTGCTGACCCAGACGGCATGGCAGGATCTCGACGTGCTGTTCATCGACATGCCGCCGGGCACCGGGGACATCCAGTTGACCCTGGCGCAGAAGGTGCCGGTGGATGGCGCCGTGATCGTGACCACCCCCCAGGACATCGCCCTGCTCGATGCGCGCAAGGGGATCGAGATGTTCCGCAAGGTGAACGTGCCGGTGCTGGGTGTGGTCGAGAACATGAGCCTGCACGTGTGCTCCAACTGCGGCCATGCCGAACCGATCTTCGGCGAAGGAGGCGGCGAGCGCATTGCGGAGGAGTACGACACTCGCGTGCTGGGCAGGCTGCCGCTGACGCTGTCGATCCGTGAGCAGGTCGACGGTGGCCGGCCGACGGTGGTTGCCGAGCCGGAAGGGGAGGTGACCCATACCTTCCGCGACATGGCGCGGCAGATCGCCAAGGCGCTCGAGGGTCAGTCGACGGACGAGGGACCGAGCATCTCGTTCAGCGATTGA
- a CDS encoding YihY/virulence factor BrkB family protein: protein MSRDHRSQRAMVLIPRIGGFLWRVLCAFLRNRGILLAGGVGYNILLSIVPLFALLAVLLTRVVDEAVLLEVLSVQLAHLAPAHAEGLLEAVRALLASRDVIGLFGILMLLVFSSFVFRMLEDALAIIFHTPEAHPKRRIWVSVLLPYLFMLVLGAGLFALSLMVALAEAISTLWRVVLGRDMPFAGLSDPLLNLFSFLGVFLLFSAIYKVLPVVKIALKRALIGGFVAALLWEGVRFLLMFYFLNVSLVNVVYGSLATLIVVLLTLEVGAMIVLLGAQVIAELEYNARRGLPWYVDPRREAITHVD, encoded by the coding sequence ATGTCTCGAGATCACAGGTCGCAGCGGGCAATGGTGTTGATCCCACGCATTGGCGGCTTCCTGTGGCGAGTCCTGTGCGCCTTTCTGCGCAATCGCGGCATCCTCCTGGCGGGCGGCGTCGGCTACAACATCCTGCTCTCCATCGTGCCCCTCTTCGCCCTGCTCGCCGTACTGCTGACACGGGTAGTGGACGAAGCCGTGCTTCTCGAGGTCCTCAGCGTTCAGTTGGCCCACCTGGCCCCGGCGCACGCCGAAGGCTTGCTGGAGGCGGTACGTGCGCTGCTGGCATCGCGCGACGTCATCGGGCTGTTCGGCATCCTGATGCTGCTGGTGTTCAGTTCCTTTGTCTTTCGCATGCTGGAAGACGCCCTGGCGATCATCTTCCATACGCCGGAGGCACATCCCAAACGTCGAATCTGGGTCTCGGTGCTGCTGCCCTATTTGTTCATGCTGGTGCTGGGCGCCGGTCTATTCGCGCTGAGCCTGATGGTGGCCCTGGCCGAGGCGATCAGCACCTTGTGGCGGGTGGTGCTTGGGCGCGACATGCCCTTCGCCGGCCTCTCCGATCCGCTGCTCAACCTGTTCAGCTTCCTCGGGGTCTTCCTGCTCTTCAGTGCCATCTACAAGGTGCTGCCCGTGGTGAAGATCGCCTTGAAGCGAGCCCTGATAGGCGGCTTCGTCGCCGCCCTGCTGTGGGAAGGGGTCCGCTTTCTGCTGATGTTCTACTTCCTCAACGTCTCGCTGGTGAACGTCGTCTACGGCTCACTCGCCACGCTGATCGTGGTGCTGCTCACCCTGGAGGTCGGCGCCATGATCGTGCTGCTAGGTGCCCAGGTCATTGCCGAACTCGAATACAACGCCCGCCGCGGCCTGCCTTGGTACGTCGACCCACGGCGGGAGGCAATCACGCACGTGGATTGA